A stretch of the Thermofilum adornatum genome encodes the following:
- the proS gene encoding proline--tRNA ligase, which translates to MSEQGITVKKSENFSEWYSQVLIKAGLVDLRYNVQGFIVHRPWLMRIIRAIYRMFEEELEKTGHEPVLFPLVIPEENFEKEKEHVEGFRAEVFWITEVGDGSEKLDRKLALRPTSETAFYYMYSYWIQSWRDLPLKLYQSVSVYRYEKNTRPLMRGREFLWIEAHDAFATHEEALQQIREDMENSRKVIWEKLGIPFLFLRRPPWDKFGGAEDTYAADTIMPDGRVLQISSTHDLGQRFAKPFNVTFLDKDGQRKYVWQTCYGPGVWRIAAALISIHGDDKGLVLPVEVAPVQVIIIPIYYKDADKEKVLGKCRRLEELLKGAGYRVQVDAREEYTPGYKFNEWELKGVPIRLEVGVKEVETNTVTVFRRDLLRKEKVPDEKLLEHIKYLEGAILEELKNRAKNFFESRIVNATSRQEVKEALRSGKIVKMPFCGREECANDLKEATDGGKIRGTEIDFKEGDYGKCAWCGAPARQIVYVAKAY; encoded by the coding sequence ATGAGTGAGCAGGGAATAACCGTTAAAAAGAGTGAGAACTTTTCAGAGTGGTACTCCCAGGTACTTATAAAGGCCGGCCTAGTAGACCTGCGTTACAACGTGCAAGGCTTCATTGTTCACAGGCCGTGGCTCATGAGGATAATCAGGGCGATTTACCGTATGTTCGAGGAGGAGCTAGAGAAGACTGGTCATGAGCCGGTTCTCTTCCCACTCGTTATACCAGAGGAGAACTTCGAAAAAGAAAAGGAGCATGTAGAGGGCTTTAGGGCCGAGGTTTTCTGGATAACTGAGGTGGGGGATGGAAGCGAGAAGCTTGACCGCAAACTCGCTCTAAGACCTACAAGTGAGACGGCCTTTTACTACATGTATTCCTATTGGATTCAGAGCTGGAGAGACCTACCTCTAAAACTCTATCAAAGTGTAAGCGTGTACAGGTACGAGAAGAATACACGTCCACTAATGCGTGGACGCGAGTTTCTCTGGATCGAAGCCCATGACGCCTTCGCGACGCACGAAGAGGCTTTGCAACAGATACGGGAGGACATGGAGAATTCCAGGAAGGTGATCTGGGAGAAGCTTGGTATACCGTTCTTGTTCCTTAGACGTCCGCCTTGGGACAAGTTTGGCGGCGCAGAGGACACCTACGCCGCGGACACCATTATGCCGGATGGAAGAGTTCTCCAGATTAGTTCAACGCATGACCTGGGTCAGAGATTTGCAAAACCCTTTAATGTCACTTTCCTTGACAAAGATGGCCAGAGAAAATATGTTTGGCAGACCTGTTATGGTCCAGGAGTATGGAGAATAGCTGCAGCCCTCATTAGTATCCATGGAGACGACAAGGGACTTGTTCTGCCAGTAGAAGTTGCACCAGTTCAGGTAATAATCATCCCGATATATTACAAAGATGCAGACAAAGAAAAAGTCTTGGGGAAATGCAGACGTCTAGAAGAACTCTTAAAAGGAGCCGGCTACAGGGTTCAAGTAGACGCGCGCGAAGAGTACACGCCAGGATACAAGTTCAACGAATGGGAACTTAAAGGAGTACCAATACGTCTCGAAGTAGGGGTCAAAGAGGTTGAAACAAACACCGTGACTGTTTTTAGGCGCGACCTGTTGCGAAAGGAGAAAGTCCCAGACGAAAAACTCCTAGAACATATTAAATACCTCGAGGGAGCCATCTTAGAAGAACTCAAAAATAGGGCAAAGAACTTCTTTGAAAGCAGAATCGTAAATGCTACAAGCAGGCAAGAGGTGAAGGAAGCCCTAAGAAGCGGAAAAATAGTTAAGATGCCGTTCTGTGGACGGGAGGAATGTGCAAACGACCTGAAGGAGGCCACAGACGGTGGAAAGATAAGGGGGACCGAGATAGATTTCAAGGAGGGAGACTACGGCAAGTGTGCCTGGTGCGGAGCACCTGCAAGACAAATAGTATATGTGGCCAAGGCGTATTAG
- the rimI gene encoding ribosomal protein S18-alanine N-acetyltransferase yields MDIKVRKIEPGDLFYIAEIEEKVFGLDAFPFYYLFELYEKCRDFFLVADYKGLTIGYIVSCIENQSLHIHSVAVIEGFRGKGIGRMLLEETIKLAKSMGIEKILLEVSTQNTVAIALYEKFGFKRVGMRTNYYADGSDAYIYMLDLKENNSQHVR; encoded by the coding sequence TTGGATATAAAAGTTAGAAAAATCGAGCCAGGAGACCTTTTCTACATCGCTGAGATCGAGGAAAAAGTATTCGGCCTAGACGCGTTCCCATTCTACTACCTGTTTGAACTCTACGAGAAGTGCCGAGACTTTTTTCTGGTGGCAGACTACAAGGGACTAACGATCGGATATATCGTCTCCTGCATCGAGAACCAGAGCCTACATATACACAGCGTGGCAGTTATTGAGGGATTCAGAGGAAAGGGTATCGGAAGAATGCTTCTCGAAGAAACTATAAAACTAGCCAAAAGCATGGGAATCGAAAAGATCCTTTTAGAGGTCAGCACCCAGAACACTGTAGCTATAGCGCTCTATGAAAAATTCGGCTTCAAGAGGGTAGGTATGAGAACAAACTACTATGCAGATGGTTCCGACGCGTACATCTACATGCTTGACTTAAAGGAAAACAATTCACAACACGTGCGCTAA
- a CDS encoding MBL fold metallo-hydrolase: MVEIVFLGTAGSTFFGDNFTPSILVDNILLDCPSPCPYTLSRLGWLDKIQLILLTHVHPDHSLGVLELLWHLWIEGKGRRIQVIGPTGTHKFFENLLREIHPSKYQDILSHGVFFEAEPSTKIGNISFYRAKHTVKALAARLDFRDASVCYTGDTSPTRELEEGFRDCDLLIHEATYPPGMEEEAEKDGHSTPIQAANTARKVNAKYLALIHLPYARLGPQIEETYLSSAKKIFSNTFIPKPMDKFILEGGNLGYKS; this comes from the coding sequence ATGGTTGAAATAGTCTTTTTGGGAACCGCTGGAAGCACTTTTTTCGGGGACAATTTTACTCCCTCGATCCTTGTAGACAACATTCTGCTTGACTGTCCCTCACCCTGCCCATACACTCTTTCCAGGCTAGGCTGGCTGGATAAAATCCAGTTAATTTTGCTGACACATGTACACCCGGATCATTCTCTCGGTGTTTTAGAGCTTTTGTGGCACTTATGGATAGAGGGTAAAGGAAGACGCATCCAGGTAATTGGTCCTACAGGAACCCATAAATTCTTTGAAAATCTTCTAAGAGAAATTCATCCATCCAAGTATCAAGACATACTTTCACACGGTGTTTTCTTCGAGGCGGAGCCCTCCACAAAAATTGGTAATATCAGCTTTTACCGTGCAAAACACACAGTTAAAGCCCTAGCCGCTAGACTGGACTTCCGAGACGCTTCAGTATGTTACACGGGGGACACCTCTCCCACTCGTGAACTCGAAGAGGGCTTCCGGGACTGCGACCTCCTAATACATGAGGCAACTTACCCTCCAGGCATGGAGGAAGAAGCAGAAAAAGACGGCCACTCAACACCTATACAAGCGGCGAATACTGCTAGAAAAGTCAACGCAAAGTATCTGGCGCTGATACATTTGCCGTATGCTAGGCTTGGTCCTCAAATCGAAGAAACATACCTTTCTTCGGCAAAGAAGATTTTTAGCAACACGTTTATCCCTAAACCCATGGATAAATTTATCCTGGAAGGTGGAAATCTTGGATATAAAAGTTAG